The proteins below come from a single Triticum aestivum cultivar Chinese Spring chromosome 5D, IWGSC CS RefSeq v2.1, whole genome shotgun sequence genomic window:
- the LOC123124093 gene encoding uncharacterized protein: MAAAATRSPEERSKTTGGDDVQDEERHAKKTRTTLEDDDGDEEELEISSPLREPYLPKEVDMRANPHILAAYKLAQDKFQDKRDREEKLLPTRLSFRFGASPVLIPDSGRKAVLSAAGSIIRLSSSLGGDPLAQSAGFWIDWDEGSKTGIVLTTAHLIRANKPLPKDYWAKKDRYQYHPGAQVTAHLLDDTTAEGRLLYHEEHYDLAFFRIAMDQSVQLASFADTFNSGQQALRLGRDGNLILRITHGKAMQDDDVYFSRDKKYEEAETRRRESAQRGSGYTLYASVPKSELHCDNAGELVIDFDGKVVGMINDCKSVSFVPFFILNRCMELWRNFGCIPRPHLGLQFKALKFLDPSHVEYIWRKLNIDDSLLVEELSMGSHAEKVGIRVGDIIGSIDGERISTRIELEKKLLSISMGSFNGGNDINAKVDISVRVFHTNNRLWREKHLNVNISDHREVAEQAFYIITNGEGVSPPVSPDQV; this comes from the exons ATGGCGGCTGCTGCGACCCGATCGCCGGAGGAGCGATCCAAGACCACCGGCGGTGACGACGTGCAGGACGAGGAGAGACACGCCAAGAAGACGAGGACCACCCTGgaagacgacgacggcgacgaggaggagttGGAGATCTCTTCTCCGCTCCGCGAGCCCTACCTTCCCAAGGAGGTAGACATGCGCGCCAACCCGCATATCCTCGCCGCCTACAAGCTCGCCCAAGACAAATTCCAGGATAAACGAG ATCGCGAGGAGAAGCTGCTGCCCACGCGCCTATCATTCCGCTTCGGAGCGTCGCCCGTCCTCATCCCTGACTCAGGGAGGAAGGCTGTGCTCTCCGCCGCCGGATCCATCATCCGCCTCTCCTCCTCTCTCG GTGGCGATCCGCTGGCGCAGTCCGCCGGTTTCTGGATCGATTGGGACGAGGGGAGCAAAACCGGCATTGTTTTAACAACCGCGCATCTGATCCGCGCCAACAAGCCGCTGCCCAAAGACTACTGGGCGAAAAAAGACCGGTACCAGTATCATCCCGGTGCTCAA GTTACTGCTCACTTGCTCGACGACACCACCGCCGAGGGCCGTCTGCTCTATCACGAGGAGCATTACGACCTTGCTTTCTTTAGGATTGCAATGGATCAGAGTGTTCAATTAGCCTCTTTCGCTGACACGTTCAACAGCGGTCAGCAGGCTTTGCGGCTTGGAAGAGATGGGAATTTGATTTTAAGGATAACTCATGGCAAGGCGATGCAAGATGACGACGTGTATTTTTCTCGGGATAAAAAATACGAG GAGGCGGAGACACGAAGGAGAGAGAGTGCGCAGAGGGGATCGGGATAtactttatatgcatcggttccCAAGTCTGAGTTACAT TGCGACAATGCTGGAGAGCTGGTCATTGACTTCGATGGAAAGGTTGTGGGGATGATCAACGACTGTAAAAGTGTGTCCTTTGTTCCGTTTTTCATTCTGAATAGGTGCATGGAACTGTGGAGGAATTTTGG GTGCATCCCTCGGCCCCACCTTGGATTGCAGTTTAAGGCCCTCAAGTTTCTAGATCCCTCACATGTTGAGTACATATGGCGCAAGCTAAACATTGATGACAGTCTTCTTGTTGAAGAG TTGTCGATGGGATCTCATGCTGAGAAAGTTGGAATCCGAGTAGGTGATATTATTGGAAGCATTGATGGAGAACGGATTTCTACCAGAATTGAG TTGGAAAAAAAATTGTTGAGCATATCAATGGGCAGTTTTAATGGGGGAAATGACATTAATGCCAAAGTGGACATTTCT GTCCGGGTATTTCACACAAACAACCGTCTTTGGAGGGAAAAACATTTAAATGTTAATATATCGGATCATCGAGAAGTAGCTGAACAAG CTTTTTATATCATCACTAATGGAGAAGGGGTTTCTCCCCCTGTATCACCTGACCAAGTTTAA
- the LOC123124094 gene encoding uncharacterized protein isoform X2 — protein sequence MAAETRSLELRSKTTRGDDHVEEDEEGREPKKMKTTLATEQDGDGDGDEELEISSPLREPYVPDGVKDRRANQHIFAACKLAKAKFSEKRDRVNKLLPTCQYFERPLVSVPDAGRKAVLPAARSLIRLSSSVGRQPLTRSAGLWIDWDEGSGTGIVLTSAHLIRAKKPLPKDYWMLKDRHLYHPGAQVTVHLHDDTTAEGRLLYHQEHYDVAFFKVAVDRRVQLTSFADTVNMGQKALRLGREENLNLRITHGKVKLDEAELGEGHHHNMYFYPNEKYEDEETEERQRMWRGKGVYIPRCDDDGEPVIDFDGKVVGMINCSESGSFVPSSILNNCMYLWRNFGCIPRPHLGLQCEALKFLDPIHAEYIWRKLNIDDGLVVKEVSIGSHAEKVGIRVGDIIECIDGERISTTIELENKLLGICMGTFDRGNDINAKVDVFVRVFHTANHVWRTKQLTVNLSDRREVVEGAYYPITNEEGCSALVSPDQVNSD from the exons ATGGCGGCGGAGACCAGATCATTGGAGCTGCGATCCAAGACAACCCGCGGGGACGATCACGTGGAAGAAGACGAGGAAGGCAGGGAGCCCAAGAAGATGAAAACAACTCTGGCGACGGAgcaagacggcgacggcgacggcgacgaggagttgGAGATTTCGTCTCCGCTCCGCGAGCCCTACGTTCCCGACGGGGTAAAAGACAGGCGTGCCAACCAGCATATATTCGCCGCCTGCAAGCTCGCCAAAGCCAAATTCTCTGAAAAACGag ATCGCGTGAACAAGCTGCTGCCGACGTGCCAATACTTTGAAAGGCCGCTCGTCTCCGTCCCCGACGCCGGGAGGAAGGCCGTGCTCCCGGCCGCCAGATCCCTCATCCGCCTCTCCTCCTCTGTCG GCCGCCAGCCGCTCACGCGATCCGCCGGTCTCTGGATCGATTGGGACGAGGGGAGCGGAACCGGCATTGTTTTGACATCCGCGCATCTGATCCGTGCCAAGAAGCCGCTGCCCAAAGACTACTGGATGCTCAAAGACCGGCACCTGTATCATCCCGGTGCTCAA GTTACTGTTCACTTGCACGATGACACCACTGCGGAAGGCCGCCTGCTCTATCACCAGGAGCATTACGACGTAGCTTTCTTTAAGGTTGCAGTGGATCGACGTGTTCAACTAACCTCTTTTGCTGACACAGTTAACATGGGTCAGAAGGCTTTGCGGCTCGGAAGAGAAGAAAATTTAAATCTCAGGATAACCCATGGCAAGGTTAAACTAGACGAGGCGGAACTAGGAGAGGGACACCACCACAACATGTACTTTTATCCCAATGAAAAATATGAG GACGAGGAGACTGAAGAGAGGCAGAGAATGTGGAGGGGAAAGGGTGTGTACATACCTAGG TGTGATGATGATGGAGAGCCGGTCATTGACTTTGATGGAAAGGTTGTGGGGATGATCAACTGTTCTGAAAGTGGGTCCTTTGTTCCTTCTTCCATTTTGAACAACTGCATGTATTTGTGGAGGAATTTCGG GTGCATCCCTCGGCCCCACCTTGGATTGCAGTGTGAGGCCCTGAAGTTTTTAGATCCCATCCATGCTGAGTATATATGGCGCAAGCTAAACATTGATGATGGTCTTGTTGTTAAAGAG GTGTCAATAGGATCTCATGCTGAGAAAGTTGGAATCCGAGTTGGTGATATTATTGAATGCATTGATGGAGAACGTATTTCCACCACAATTGAG TTGGAAAACAAGTTGTTGGGCATATGCATGGGCACTTTTGATAGAGGAAATGACATTAATGCTAAAGTGGATGTTTTT GTCCGAGTATTTCACACGGCCAACCATGTCTGGAGAACAAAACAGTTAACTGTAAATTTATCCGATCGCCGAGAAGTTGTTGAAGGAG CTTACTATCCTATCACTAATGAAGAAGGGTGTTCTGCTCTTGTGTCACCTGACCAAGTTAACTCGGACTAG
- the LOC123124094 gene encoding uncharacterized protein isoform X1, with amino-acid sequence MAAETRSLELRSKTTRGDDHVEEDEEGREPKKMKTTLATEQDGDGDGDEELEISSPLREPYVPDGVKDRRANQHIFAACKLAKAKFSEKRDRVNKLLPTCQYFERPLVSVPDAGRKAVLPAARSLIRLSSSVGRQPLTRSAGLWIDWDEGSGTGIVLTSAHLIRAKKPLPKDYWMLKDRHLYHPGAQVTVHLHDDTTAEGRLLYHQEHYDVAFFKVAVDRRVQLTSFADTVNMGQKALRLGREENLNLRITHGKVKLDEAELGEGHHHNMYFYPNEKYEDEETEERQRMWRGKGVYIPRCDDDGEPVIDFDGKVVGMINCSESGSFVPSSILNNCMYLWRNFGCIPRPHLGLQCEALKFLDPIHAEYIWRKLNIDDGLVVKEVSIGSHAEKVGIRVGDIIECIDGERISTTIELENKLLGICMGTFDRGNDINAKVDVFVRVFHTANHVWRTKQLTVNLSDRREVVEGGQRVLFYAMASMFDFPVSTWHCFGLSLLSYH; translated from the exons ATGGCGGCGGAGACCAGATCATTGGAGCTGCGATCCAAGACAACCCGCGGGGACGATCACGTGGAAGAAGACGAGGAAGGCAGGGAGCCCAAGAAGATGAAAACAACTCTGGCGACGGAgcaagacggcgacggcgacggcgacgaggagttgGAGATTTCGTCTCCGCTCCGCGAGCCCTACGTTCCCGACGGGGTAAAAGACAGGCGTGCCAACCAGCATATATTCGCCGCCTGCAAGCTCGCCAAAGCCAAATTCTCTGAAAAACGag ATCGCGTGAACAAGCTGCTGCCGACGTGCCAATACTTTGAAAGGCCGCTCGTCTCCGTCCCCGACGCCGGGAGGAAGGCCGTGCTCCCGGCCGCCAGATCCCTCATCCGCCTCTCCTCCTCTGTCG GCCGCCAGCCGCTCACGCGATCCGCCGGTCTCTGGATCGATTGGGACGAGGGGAGCGGAACCGGCATTGTTTTGACATCCGCGCATCTGATCCGTGCCAAGAAGCCGCTGCCCAAAGACTACTGGATGCTCAAAGACCGGCACCTGTATCATCCCGGTGCTCAA GTTACTGTTCACTTGCACGATGACACCACTGCGGAAGGCCGCCTGCTCTATCACCAGGAGCATTACGACGTAGCTTTCTTTAAGGTTGCAGTGGATCGACGTGTTCAACTAACCTCTTTTGCTGACACAGTTAACATGGGTCAGAAGGCTTTGCGGCTCGGAAGAGAAGAAAATTTAAATCTCAGGATAACCCATGGCAAGGTTAAACTAGACGAGGCGGAACTAGGAGAGGGACACCACCACAACATGTACTTTTATCCCAATGAAAAATATGAG GACGAGGAGACTGAAGAGAGGCAGAGAATGTGGAGGGGAAAGGGTGTGTACATACCTAGG TGTGATGATGATGGAGAGCCGGTCATTGACTTTGATGGAAAGGTTGTGGGGATGATCAACTGTTCTGAAAGTGGGTCCTTTGTTCCTTCTTCCATTTTGAACAACTGCATGTATTTGTGGAGGAATTTCGG GTGCATCCCTCGGCCCCACCTTGGATTGCAGTGTGAGGCCCTGAAGTTTTTAGATCCCATCCATGCTGAGTATATATGGCGCAAGCTAAACATTGATGATGGTCTTGTTGTTAAAGAG GTGTCAATAGGATCTCATGCTGAGAAAGTTGGAATCCGAGTTGGTGATATTATTGAATGCATTGATGGAGAACGTATTTCCACCACAATTGAG TTGGAAAACAAGTTGTTGGGCATATGCATGGGCACTTTTGATAGAGGAAATGACATTAATGCTAAAGTGGATGTTTTT GTCCGAGTATTTCACACGGCCAACCATGTCTGGAGAACAAAACAGTTAACTGTAAATTTATCCGATCGCCGAGAAGTTGTTGAAGGAG GTCAACGGGTTCTATTTTATGCCATGGCATCAATGTTTGATTTTCCTGTTAGCACCTGGCATTGCTTTGGACTGAG CTTACTATCCTATCACTAA